In Mycoplasmopsis meleagridis, the genomic stretch ATCATGGATAATAAGAAAGAATTAGAGAGAGAAAACTTACATAAAACAATATGATCCATAGCCGATAAACTTAGAGGTAGTGTTGATGGCTGAGATTTTAAAAATTATGTTTTAGGCGGTATGTTTTATCGTTTTCTTTCAGAAAAAATAACTAAAGAAATAAATAAAGAACAAGGCGAAGGTTTTAATTATGCTGAATATCAAGATGAAATTGATCCAGAAGATATTGAATCAATTATTGATGATCAAGGTTATTTTATAAAGCCACAAGATTTGTTTATTAATGTTGCTAAAAACGCGCCTAATGATGTCAATTTGAATGAAACTTTAGAAAGAATTTTTAAATCAATAGAAGATTCTGCTAAAGGAAGAGATAGTGAAGATGATTTCAAAGGTCTTTTTCAAGACTTTGATGTTAATAATAATAAATTAGGCGATACTGTAATTAAAAGAAATCAAATTTTAACTCATTTACTGCAAGGCATTGAGAGTATGCAACTAGGCAATTTCAAAGATAATACAATAGATCTTTTTGGTGATGCTTACGAATTTTTAATGGGAATGTATGCTTCAAATGCTGGTAAAAGTGGTGGAGAATATTTCACGCCTCAAGAAGTAAGTAAACTTTTAATAAAATTAGCGATTAACAACAGAAAAAACGTTAGAAAAATTTATGATATGTGTGCTGGTTCGGGATCACTTCTTTTACAAGGAGTAAAAGTTCTTGGAGAAAATAATATTAAAGTTGGTATTTATGGACAAGAAAAAAATGTTACCACTTTTAACTTATGTCGTATTAACATGTTTTTACATGATATTCCTTTCAATAAATTCAAAATTTATTGTGATGATACTTTAATGAATCCTCAAGGCGAAGAATATGCTCCTTTTGATGTTATAGTTTCTAATCCGCCTTACTCAGTTCCATGAAATGATACAAATGATAAAACTTTGATTAATGATCCGCGTTATTCTGCGCCTGGAGTTTTAGCCCCTAGATCAAAGGCAGATTGAGCTTTTGTCTTGCACGCTTTATATAATTTATCAGAAGATGGAACAGCTGCTATAGTTTGTTTTCCAGGAATAATGTATAGAAGTGGAGCAGAGCAACAAATTCGTAAATATTTAATAGAAAATAATTTTGTTGAAGCTGTAATCCAGCTTCCTGATAATTTGTTTTTTGGTACAGATATATCAACATGCATTTTAGTACTTAAGAGAAATAGAATTAATTCAGACGTTGTTTTTATTGATGCTTCTAATTATTTTGTAAAAGTAACAAAGAAAAATAAATTAACCGAGCAAAATATAAATGACATTTTAGATTTATATAATAAAAGAGAAAATCTTAAAAATGTAGTAAAAATTGCTTCTCGTCAACAAATAGAGGAAAATAACTATAATCTTTCAGTTAATTCTTATGTTGAAAAAGAAAACAATAAAGAAGTTATAGATATTAAATTATTGAATCAAGAAATTAAAGAAATTGTTTCTCGTCAAGAAATTCTTCGAAGAGAAATTGACAAAATAATTACTCTACTTGAAGAGGAAAAGTAATGAAAATTTTTGAAGAGTTGCTTTCGAAAGAAGATAATAAGTTTTTTATTAGAAAAAAACTATATGAAGTAACTATTTGAGATAAAACTTTTAACGATTTAGCAAAAGAAAAGCAGCTCAAAAACAAGCAAAAATATAAATATTTATATGCTTCAGAAATTGAAAAAATTAAAGAAGAAAATGGTGATATAAAAATTCTAACTACTTATGAATCGAATTATTTTGTTTCTTCAAAAAAGTGAAAAGGTGAATTTTATGATGAAGAAATAATTGCTATTCCTGGGGGAGGCAATTTAACAATTCAATATCATAAAGGTAAATTTATAACAAGCGATAATAGAATTTGCAAATCATTTGATACAAAGATTTTAAATACTAAATATTTGTATTATTTTTTTCATTTCATTAAAGAAAAAATATCTAATTTTTATCGTGGAAGCGCTATCAAACATCCTTATATGGCTGGAATATTAAATTTAGAGATAATAATCCCTCCTTTATCTCTTCAGGAAAAAATTGTTGAAATTTTAGATAAATTTAATAATTATTTGATTAATGTTAAAAATGAATTAAATGCTAGAAATAAGCAATATATATTATCGTGATGGTATTTTTGATACTTTTAATTTATATAAATCAAATATAAAATCTAACCAACTACCTGAAGTTAAATTAGCTGATATTTGCAAATTCATAACGGGAGATAAAATAACTAAAAAAGAACTTACTAAAGAAGGCTATCCAGTAGTAAGTGGAGGAGCAAAATATTTAGGTTATTATAGTAATTTTAACCGTGAAAAGAAACAAATAACAATAGTAAGATGTGGTACAGTCGGTTTAGTTCAATGACAAGAAAATGATTTTTGAGCTAGCGAAAAATGTATCACTTTAGAATTTGATGAGAAAATTCTAATTAAGAAATTTTTGTATTATTTTTTAAAGACAAAACAGAAAGAAATATTTGAAAGTAATGTTAATTCTTTTCCTTGAATGTTAAATATAAATTTTATAAAGAATTTAGCACTAAAAATTCCTTCTTTAGAAAAACAAAACAAAATAGTGAATGTTCTAGATAATTTTGAAAGTATTTGTTCCAGTCTTAATATCGGTTTACCTGCCGAAGAAAATAAAAGAAAAAAACAATACGAATACTATAGAAACGCAATATTTAAATATCTTGAAGTTGGTATTCTACAACATAAAGACGCAGAGAGAGAGAGAGAGAGAGAGAGAGAGCACGGATTAGTCAAATTATTGCAACACATTTTTGGTGCTATAACCTTAGAATTAGGAACTTTTAGTAATTTTTATAATGGTTTTAATTTTAAAAGCGATAATTTATTAGGTAATAAATTAGAAATAGGCAATATTATTAAGATAAATAATATTAATAATAATGGTAGTATAAATTTTTCTTTGAGCGATAAATTCAGTTTAAAAAATTACAAAACTAATTTAGAAAAGTTCAGAGTAAATAAAAATAATATTTTAATTGCTACTAGAGGTTCTCTTGGAAAAATAGGCTTTGCTGGCGGAGAAGAAAAAAACTGTTTTATAAATCAAAGAATAGTAAAAATAGAAGTTTTAGAAAATTTAGCTATACCTGAATTTATTTATTTTTATTTAACCTCCATAATTAATGATTGATTAAAAATTAAAGAATTGAAATCAGCTTTGCCATATATAAATACTGAGGACATTTTAAAAATTAAATTACTAATTCCTCCTTTATCATTTCAAAATAAAATTATTAATTATTTAAATAGTTTTAAAAAAATTTGTTCTGATTTTAATATTGGTTTACCTGCCGAAGAAAATAAAAGAAAAACACAATACGAACATTATAAAAATAAGATATTTAATTATCTTGAAAGCAATAGTTATGAAAATAATTAAAAAAGTTTGCTATCTAGGTTATAGCTAACTTTTTACTTTAATTTTTTATTTATTATAATTACTTGGGTATTATTTATTCAACGATTTAAAAGGTAATTTTATGCAAAATTATGATCACAAAAATATAGAAAACAAATGACAAGAAAAATGAAAAAAAGATAATTATTTCCAACCATCTAACAATTTGATAATTCCTAAAAAATATATTTTAAGTATGTTCCCTTATCCAAGCGGTAATATTCATATGGGACATGTTAGAAATTATGTTTTAGGAGATATTTTTTCACGTTATTACATTAGAAAAGGCTTTAATGTTTTACATCCTTTTGGTTGAGATGCTTTTGGTTTACCGGCAGAAAATGCGGCTATTAAAAATC encodes the following:
- a CDS encoding restriction endonuclease subunit S, translating into MLEISNIYYRDGIFDTFNLYKSNIKSNQLPEVKLADICKFITGDKITKKELTKEGYPVVSGGAKYLGYYSNFNREKKQITIVRCGTVGLVQWQENDFWASEKCITLEFDEKILIKKFLYYFLKTKQKEIFESNVNSFPWMLNINFIKNLALKIPSLEKQNKIVNVLDNFESICSSLNIGLPAEENKRKKQYEYYRNAIFKYLEVGILQHKDAEREREREREHGLVKLLQHIFGAITLELGTFSNFYNGFNFKSDNLLGNKLEIGNIIKINNINNNGSINFSLSDKFSLKNYKTNLEKFRVNKNNILIATRGSLGKIGFAGGEEKNCFINQRIVKIEVLENLAIPEFIYFYLTSIINDWLKIKELKSALPYINTEDILKIKLLIPPLSFQNKIINYLNSFKKICSDFNIGLPAEENKRKTQYEHYKNKIFNYLESNSYENN
- a CDS encoding type I restriction-modification system subunit M; amino-acid sequence: MDNKKELERENLHKTIWSIADKLRGSVDGWDFKNYVLGGMFYRFLSEKITKEINKEQGEGFNYAEYQDEIDPEDIESIIDDQGYFIKPQDLFINVAKNAPNDVNLNETLERIFKSIEDSAKGRDSEDDFKGLFQDFDVNNNKLGDTVIKRNQILTHLLQGIESMQLGNFKDNTIDLFGDAYEFLMGMYASNAGKSGGEYFTPQEVSKLLIKLAINNRKNVRKIYDMCAGSGSLLLQGVKVLGENNIKVGIYGQEKNVTTFNLCRINMFLHDIPFNKFKIYCDDTLMNPQGEEYAPFDVIVSNPPYSVPWNDTNDKTLINDPRYSAPGVLAPRSKADWAFVLHALYNLSEDGTAAIVCFPGIMYRSGAEQQIRKYLIENNFVEAVIQLPDNLFFGTDISTCILVLKRNRINSDVVFIDASNYFVKVTKKNKLTEQNINDILDLYNKRENLKNVVKIASRQQIEENNYNLSVNSYVEKENNKEVIDIKLLNQEIKEIVSRQEILRREIDKIITLLEEEK
- a CDS encoding restriction endonuclease subunit S, which produces MKIFEELLSKEDNKFFIRKKLYEVTIWDKTFNDLAKEKQLKNKQKYKYLYASEIEKIKEENGDIKILTTYESNYFVSSKKWKGEFYDEEIIAIPGGGNLTIQYHKGKFITSDNRICKSFDTKILNTKYLYYFFHFIKEKISNFYRGSAIKHPYMAGILNLEIIIPPLSLQEKIVEILDKFNNYLINVKNELNARNKQYILSWWYFWYF